Proteins from one Cicer arietinum cultivar CDC Frontier isolate Library 1 chromosome 3, Cicar.CDCFrontier_v2.0, whole genome shotgun sequence genomic window:
- the LOC101505978 gene encoding zinc finger protein GAI-ASSOCIATED FACTOR 1-like, with protein sequence MSNISGDEGSFSSGNNGEEVYQESKQQQLQNHLNNESSSGPSGACNSNGSTNQQQNKKKRNLPGTPDPTAEVVALSPTTLMATNRFVCEICNKGFQRDQNLQLHRRGHNLPWKLRQRTSTEVKKKVYVCPEPSCVHHNPARALGDLTGIKKHFSRKHGEKKWKCDKCSKRYAVQSDWKAHQKTCGTREYKCDCGTIFSRRDSFITHRAFCDALTEENNRVNQGLTSGMPPNLQNQMPDHMSTMPLKPCSNTPSELNNDYDPKNSLRSPPQELVPTIPFRSTNNACGGMFSTTSGALFGGPKALTPTSSSLQLSSNSFNYFHDSKNGSAQMSATALLQKAAQMGATASNSGNSSMMQKSFVSSMVGPDHVSASARPPYSSSSIMMQHNMPSYEHFDLSNMTNVSGGGAFTNQLFQKEQHEISVLFDNNNSTSVSTMNNDIGLFNQISMRNDVAGNDMTRVHDFLGIGGSNSSLHEPVLSQQRLEIMNNFHHHLPHEDSAIEKSIWDV encoded by the exons atgtcAAATATTTCAGGTGATGAAGGAAGCTTCTCCTCAGGAAACAATGGAGAAGAAGTTTATCAAGAAAGCAAACAGCAACAGCTGCAAAATCATCTTAATAATGAATCAAGTTCAGGACCTTCTGGTGCTTGTAATAGCAATGGCTCCActaatcaacaacaaaacaagaagaaaagaAACCTCCCTGGAACACCAG aTCCTACTGCTGAAGTTGTTGCATTATCACCAACAACCTTAATGGCAACAAATAGATTTGTCTGTGAGATATGCAACAAAGGATTTCAAAGGGACCAGAATCTTCAGTTACATCGCAGAGGTCACAATCTTCCATGGAAACTGAGGCAAAGAACAAGCACAGAGGTGAAGAAAAAGGTGTATGTGTGCCCTGAACCATCATGTGTACACCATAACCCAGCTCGTGCATTAGGAGACCTAACTGGCATCAAAAAGCATTTTAGCCGCAAACATGGTGAGAAGAAATGGAAATGTGACAAGTGCTCTAAAAGATATGCTGTTCAATCTGACTGGAAGGCACACCAGAAAACATGTGGTACTAGGGAATATAAATGTGATTGTGGAACCATATTTTCTAG GAGAGATAGTTTTATAACCCACAGAGCTTTCTGTGATGCATTAACAGAAGAAAACAACAGAGTGAACCAAGGATTAACAAGTGGCATGCCACCAAATTTACAGAATCAAATGCCAGATCATATGTCAACTATGCCTCTAAAACCATGTTCCAACACACCAtcagaattaaacaatgactatGACCCTAAAAACTCACTAAGATCACCACCACAAGAACTTGTTCCAACAATACCATTCAGATCAACCAACAATGCATGTGGTGGCATGTTCTCCACCACTTCAGGTGCACTCTTTGGTGGTCCAAAAGCCTTAACACCCACTTCTTCAAGCCTTCAACTAAGTTCCAATAGCTTCAATTACTTCCATGACAGCAAAAATGGTTCAGCTCAAATGTCTGCTACAGCTTTATTACAGAAAGCAGCTCAAATGGGAGCTACTGCAAGCAATAGTGGTAACTCTTCCATGATGCAAAAAAGCTTTGTTAGTAGCATGGTTGGTCCTGATCATGTTTCAGCTTCTGCTAGACCACCATACTCTAGTTCTTCCATCATGATGCAGCATAACATGCCCTCTTATGAACACTTTGATTTATCTAACATGACTAATGTTAGTGGTGGTGGAGCATTCACTAATCAATTGTTTCAAAAAGAACAACATGAAATTTCAGTACTATTTGATAATAACAATAGTACTAGTGTTTCTACAATGAATAATGATATAGGACTGTTCAACCAAATATCCATGAGAAATGATGTGGCAGGGAATGATATGACAAGAGTTCATGATTTCTTGGGAATTGGAGGTTCAAATTCAAGTTTGCATGAACCAGTATTAAGTCAACAGAGGTTGGAGATTATGAATAATTTTCATCACCATCTTCCACATGAGGATTCAGCTATAGAGAAATCTATTTGGGATGTTTGA
- the LOC101506286 gene encoding uncharacterized protein — protein sequence MNPICFDDNQEDGVKSGEGFLLTSDASSMDGIHGDPEVVPRVGDEYQAELPPFIAASHRSRLVKKTSDLEITVDMPESFSLGLPLPLMWTHCESDVDSCLGLKTRLDQPRDKYLLPELLPNRSWTDIEYNSFLLGLYTFGKNLNFLKRFVGTKSMGDILSFYYGKFFKSKGYSRWSECRKLKTRRCIFGQKIFSGWRQQELLSRLFSHVAQDCQTTLVEISRNFGEGKMHFEEYIFALKDAVGIDFLVAAVGIGKGKYDLTGTALEPTKTNHIFSVRQEMPTGKACSSLAPADIIKVLTGNFRLSKARSSDLFWEAVWPRLLANGWHSEEPKDNVVSGTKQYLVFLIPGVKKFSRRKLDKGTHYFDSISDVLNKVASDPRLLETEIQATEGSENKENKLNQDGVSNTCPSLQSHSSKCKPDLVKFTIVDTSMVHHDMDQRKVRQTRGLPFQPVSITTISSSSSSESETATSEDSEDQIVQANASSPIVDQVEQANSSYHVEDQVEQVNCSYHVGDQVEKVNSSYHVEDQVEQVNSSYHVEDQVEQVNSSYPVEDRVEQANSCDHVEEISDKRVGIDSSDRTCTPETFNTINVDVENHKFHADLPNGEHWWDMNEPPLSEQMTSDCTKCFPCTTKVQGLRACNHGEFSHSAENTFMDRMFDLNEPILPSNLHEASEGMALSFPSYQAKGSPNMSIEGSAAENQQVGEVSAKKSETRMLIDLNFPQVAPGLAIDLNLEIPFSNAIHQNDDQCTHTLSLSSETIQLNGIQEFPDGNKEQQPIIANRRQSSRSRPLTAKALEAMEYGFLNSKRKRKNTESSDNNAKSQCLRASNETVIGATCDNSIGNSLADTSAKEENVIREYSFIV from the exons ATGAATCCTATTTGTTTTGATGACAACCAAGAAGACGGAGTGAAATCTGGTGAAGGATTTCTTCTTACTTCAGATGCTTCTAGCATGGATGGTATACATGGAGACCCGGAAGTGGTCCCTCGTGTTGGAGATGAGTATCAGGCAGAACTTCCTCCGTTTATTGCAGCATCTCATCGTTCTCGGCTTGTAAAGAAGACAAGTGATTTAGAAATCACGGTCGATATGCCAGAGTCTTTTTCACTAGGACTACCCCTTCCTCTTATGTGGACACATTGTGAGTCAGATGTTGACTCGTGCTTGGGACTGAAAACTCGACTAGATCAGCCGAGAGACAAGTATCTTCTCCCCGAATTGTTGCCTAATCGGTCTTGGACAGATATTGAATATAACAGTTTTCTTCTTGGTCTCTATACATTTGGGAAGAACCTCAATTTTTTAAAGAGATTTGTTGGGACTAAGAGTATGGGAGACATATTGTCTTTCTATTatggtaaattttttaagtCTAAAGGATATTCCCGATGGTCAGAGTGCCGGAAGTTGAAAACTAGACGATGTATATTTGGCCAGAAAATATTCAGCGGTTGGAGGCAACAAGAATTGCTATCAAGATTGTTTTCCCATGTGGCACAGGACTGTCAAACTACTTTGGTTGAG ATTTCGAGGAATTTCGGGGAGGGAAAGATGCATTTTGAAGAATACATATTTGCTCTAAAGGATGCTGTTGGCATTGACTTTCTTGTAGCTGCAGTAGGTATAGGCAAAGGGAAGTATGACCTCACAGGCACTGCTCTCGAGCCAACAAAAACCAATCACATCTTTTCTGTTCGCCAGGAAATGCCAACCGGGAAAGCTTGCTCCTCTCTTGCACCTGCAGATATAATCAAGGTTCTAACAGGAAATTTTAGATTAAGTAAAGCTCGGTCCAGTGATCTCTTTTGGGAAGCTGTTTGGCCTCGTCTTTTAGCAAACGGTTGGCATTCTGAAGAGCCAAAGGATAATGTTGTTTCTGGAACAAAACAATATTTGGTTTTTCTTATACCCGGTGTTAAGAAATTTTCAAGAAGGAAACTGGATAAAGGTACCCACTACTTTGATTCTATAAGTGATGTACTGAATAAAGTGGCATCTGACCCTAGGCTTCTCGAGACTGAAATTCAAGCAACTGAGGGTAGTGAAAACAAGGAAAACAAACTAAACCAAGATGGTGTGTCAAATACATGTCCTTCCCTTCAATCTCACAGTTCGAAGTGCAAACCGGATCTCGTGAAATTTACAATTGTAGATACCAGCATGGTTCATCATGATATGGATCAACGTAAAGTGAGACAGACGAGAGGCTTACCTTTTCAACCTGTTAGTATAACTACCATCTCAAGCAGCAGCTCTAGTGAATCTGAGACAGCTACATCTGAAGACTCAGAAGATCAGATTGTACAAGCTAATGCTTCAAGTCCTATTGTAGATCAGGTTGAACAAGCTAATTCTTCATACCATGTTGAAGATCAGGTTGAACAAGTTAATTGTTCATACCACGTGGGAGATCAGGTTGAAAAGGTTAATTCTTCATACCATGTTGAAGATCAAGTTGAACAGGTCAATTCTTCATACCATGTTGAAGATCAGGTTGAACAAGTTAATTCTTCATACCCTGTTGAAGATCGCGTTGAACAAGCTAATTCCTGTGACCATGTTGAAGAAATCTCGGATAAGAGGGTCGGCATAGACTCGTCAGATCGTACTTGCACTCCTGAAACTTTCAACACCATCAATGTAGATGTAGAAAATCATAAATTCCATGCTGATCTGCCCAATGGTGAGCATTGGTGGGACATGAATGAGCCTCCCTTGAGTGAACAGATGACATCTGATTGCACAAAATGTTTTCCTTGCACCACAAAAGTACAGGGGTTACGAGCTTGTAACCATGGAGAGTTTAGCCACAGCGCTGAAAATACGTTTATGGACAGAATGTTTGATTTAAATGAGCCAATTTTACCGTCAAATTTACATGAAGCATCTGAAGGCATGGCCTTGTCTTTCCCAAGTTATCAGGCTAAAGGCAGTCCAAACATGAGCATTGAAGGCAGTGCTGCTGAGAACCAACAGGTTGGAGAAGTTTCTGCGAAAAAATCTGAAACCAGGATGTTGATTGACTTGAATTTTCCTCAAGTTGCACCTGGCTTAGCAATTGACTTGAATTTGGAAATACCATTCTCTAACGCAATACATCAAAATGATGACCAATGCACACATACATTGTCGTTGTCATCTGAGACAATCCAGCTCAATGGGATACAAGAGTTTCCTGATGGAAATAAGGAGCAGCAACCTATTATTGCTAACCGCCGTCAAAGTTCTAGGAGCCGGCCGTTAACCGCAAAAGCATTGGAAGCTATGGAGTACGGATTCCTCAACTCAAAGAGAAAGAGGAAGAACACAGAATCTTCAGACAATAATGCAAAGTCCCAATGTTTACGTGCAAGTAACGAGACAGTCATTGGTGCTACTTGTGATAATAGCATTGGGAATTCTTTGGCTGATACAAGTGCAAAGGAGGAGAATGTCATCCGGGAGTATAGTTTCATTGTTTAA